In Arthrobacter sp. QXT-31, one genomic interval encodes:
- the ispF gene encoding 2-C-methyl-D-erythritol 2,4-cyclodiphosphate synthase, translated as MNGTNPTNNASRTPLLPRTGIGIDVHAFAPESDPQPLWLGGLFWEGERGLAGHSDGDPVAHAAADALFSACGIGDLGTHFGTDSPEFAGASGVTLLAEAARIARAAGFEIGNIAVQFVGNRPKFGPRREESQRVLTEAAGAPVSVSATTSDGLGFTGRGEGISAVATALVYPAV; from the coding sequence ATGAACGGCACGAATCCGACCAACAACGCTTCGCGGACCCCGCTCCTGCCCCGGACAGGCATCGGCATCGATGTGCACGCCTTTGCTCCGGAGAGCGACCCGCAGCCCCTTTGGCTGGGCGGGCTTTTCTGGGAGGGGGAGCGGGGCCTCGCCGGCCATTCCGACGGCGATCCCGTCGCCCACGCAGCAGCGGACGCACTGTTCTCCGCCTGCGGCATCGGTGACCTGGGCACCCACTTCGGCACGGACAGCCCCGAATTCGCAGGTGCCTCCGGGGTTACGTTGCTGGCCGAAGCTGCCCGCATCGCAAGGGCAGCCGGCTTCGAGATCGGCAATATCGCCGTGCAGTTCGTCGGCAACCGGCCCAAGTTCGGCCCGCGCCGGGAAGAGTCCCAGCGTGTTCTCACCGAGGCCGCGGGCGCCCCCGTCAGCGTCAGCGCCACCACCAGCGACGGCCTCGGCTTCACCGGGCGCGGCGAAGGAATCTCCGCTGTGGCCACGGCCCTCGTCTACCCGGCCGTGTAG
- the ispD gene encoding 2-C-methyl-D-erythritol 4-phosphate cytidylyltransferase, giving the protein MNTAPKRPVTAVILVAAGSGQRLGYGMPKAAVPLGGEPILMHALRGIVAAGIASQVCIALPAGDEELRRLCEDFRVELVDGGPLLTMVDGGASRADSVRSALAAVEEGTEAVLVHDAARALTPEHVFHRVAQALAAGAEAVIPVIPVVDTVKTVAATEGQAADVAPELVTGTAPREELRAVQTPQGFQLPVLRRAHEAAEGFDERQAAAVTDDAMLVELLGVPVHAVRGASQSLKITTPLDLIIAEGLLEGPLGARWVEG; this is encoded by the coding sequence ATGAACACTGCACCCAAGCGCCCCGTTACCGCCGTGATCCTCGTCGCCGCCGGTTCCGGGCAGAGGCTGGGTTACGGCATGCCGAAGGCGGCCGTGCCGCTGGGCGGTGAACCGATCCTGATGCATGCGCTTCGCGGCATCGTCGCGGCTGGCATCGCCAGCCAGGTGTGCATCGCGCTTCCGGCCGGCGACGAGGAGCTCCGCCGGCTCTGTGAGGACTTCCGCGTGGAGCTGGTGGACGGCGGGCCGCTCCTGACAATGGTCGACGGCGGTGCCTCCCGGGCGGATTCGGTGCGTTCCGCACTGGCCGCCGTGGAGGAGGGCACCGAGGCGGTTCTGGTTCATGACGCCGCCCGTGCCCTGACCCCGGAGCACGTCTTCCACCGCGTGGCCCAGGCCCTCGCCGCCGGCGCCGAAGCAGTGATTCCGGTGATTCCCGTGGTGGACACGGTCAAGACGGTCGCCGCGACCGAGGGGCAGGCCGCGGATGTCGCACCGGAACTCGTGACCGGAACCGCGCCCCGCGAGGAGCTCAGGGCAGTACAGACCCCGCAGGGCTTCCAGCTCCCCGTGCTGCGGCGAGCGCATGAGGCAGCCGAGGGCTTCGATGAGCGCCAGGCGGCCGCGGTCACCGACGACGCCATGCTGGTGGAGCTTCTCGGCGTGCCAGTGCACGCCGTCCGCGGCGCCAGCCAGTCCCTGAAAATCACCACCCCCCTTGACCTCATCATCGCTGAGGGTCTGCTCGAGGGACCCCTCGGCGCCCGCTGGGTGGAGGGCTGA
- a CDS encoding CarD family transcriptional regulator — MVFEVGETVVYPHHGAAKIEEIKMRTVKGEEKMYLKLKVAQGDLTIEVPAENVDLVGVRDVVGKDGLEHVFDVLRAEFTEEPTNWSRRYKANLEKLASGDVIKVAEVVRDLWRRDHDRGLSAGEKRMLAKARQILISELALAEKTDEEKAASVLDEVLAS, encoded by the coding sequence ATGGTTTTTGAGGTCGGCGAGACAGTAGTTTACCCTCACCACGGTGCAGCAAAAATTGAAGAGATCAAGATGCGCACTGTTAAGGGCGAAGAGAAGATGTATCTCAAGCTCAAGGTGGCTCAGGGTGATCTGACCATTGAAGTTCCAGCAGAAAACGTTGACCTCGTTGGGGTACGCGACGTAGTGGGCAAAGACGGTTTGGAGCACGTGTTTGATGTGCTTCGTGCCGAGTTCACTGAAGAGCCCACCAACTGGTCGCGTCGTTACAAGGCAAATCTGGAGAAGCTTGCTTCCGGTGACGTCATCAAGGTTGCAGAGGTCGTCCGCGACCTGTGGCGCCGCGATCACGACCGGGGCCTTTCCGCAGGCGAGAAGCGAATGCTGGCCAAGGCCCGGCAGATTCTGATCTCAGAATTGGCTTTGGCTGAAAAGACCGACGAAGAGAAGGCTGCCAGCGTTCTCGACGAGGTCCTGGCTTCCTAA
- a CDS encoding response regulator transcription factor, protein MSRILIVEDEESFSDPLSYLLGKEGFEVEVVDNGLDAITEFDRNGADLVLLDLQLPGQSGTEVCRQLRQRSTVPVIMLTAKDTEIDKVVGLELGADDYVTKPYSSRELVARVRAVLRRQGEPEELISSTVHAGPVRMDIERHVVSVDGEQVSLPLKEFELLEMLLRNSGRVLTRGQLIDRVWGSDYVGDTKTLDVHVKRLRSKIEPDPSLPRYLVTVRGLGYKFEP, encoded by the coding sequence TTGAGCAGGATTCTTATTGTCGAGGATGAGGAGTCGTTCAGCGACCCCCTGTCCTATCTTCTGGGCAAGGAAGGGTTCGAAGTAGAGGTTGTGGACAACGGCCTCGACGCCATTACGGAGTTCGACCGCAACGGGGCGGACCTCGTGCTGCTCGACCTCCAGCTGCCGGGACAGTCCGGCACCGAGGTCTGCCGTCAGTTGCGGCAGCGCTCCACCGTTCCGGTCATCATGCTGACCGCCAAGGACACCGAGATCGACAAGGTCGTCGGCCTGGAGCTGGGTGCCGACGACTACGTCACGAAGCCCTATTCCTCCCGCGAGCTGGTGGCCCGTGTCCGCGCGGTGCTGCGACGCCAGGGCGAACCGGAGGAACTCATCTCCTCCACCGTCCATGCCGGCCCCGTCCGGATGGACATTGAACGTCATGTGGTGAGTGTCGACGGCGAACAGGTGTCGCTGCCGCTGAAGGAGTTCGAACTGCTGGAGATGCTGCTGCGGAACTCCGGCCGCGTGCTGACCCGCGGCCAGCTGATCGACCGGGTGTGGGGCTCCGACTACGTGGGCGACACGAAAACGCTCGACGTCCACGTGAAGCGGCTGCGCAGCAAGATCGAGCCGGACCCGTCCCTGCCGCGTTACCTGGTCACCGTGCGCGGGCTGGGCTACAAGTTCGAACCGTAA
- a CDS encoding sensor histidine kinase yields MLLGVIAGLLGLSFGVFGVLAFRASEKQRELVEIEYDEPALPQGSAQVLAVVGQAFVVVDAIDGVVRASPAAYAYGLVRGHTVVHRELLDMTANVRRDGVILERQLELPRGPLGQGTIIVQVRAAMLGEEYIVLLADDRTEITRTEEIRNDFVANVSHELKTPVGAISLLAEALESSADDEDAVRRFAKRMHKESARLAALVQDIIELSRLQGANVAQQGHPVDINDVIAEAVDRSQLPAESKNIQIVIGGRAQAKVYGDRDLLVTALRNLIDNAIRYSPENTRVGIGVRSKEGLVSVSVTDQGEGLSPEDQERVFERFYRVDSARSRHTGGTGLGLSIVKHVVSNHGGEVTLWSQPGQGSTFTLRLPEMEGQEDESAPQSDGAAQTDRAAVQEAKAQAPASSQGQPDRPQQAKEVHDAAGVHERGANA; encoded by the coding sequence ATGCTCTTAGGTGTCATCGCCGGCCTGCTGGGCCTGTCGTTCGGCGTCTTTGGCGTGCTCGCTTTCCGTGCCAGCGAGAAGCAGCGCGAGCTCGTGGAGATTGAGTACGACGAACCGGCGCTGCCCCAGGGCTCCGCGCAGGTCCTCGCCGTCGTCGGGCAGGCTTTCGTGGTGGTGGACGCAATCGACGGCGTCGTCCGGGCCAGCCCGGCGGCCTACGCTTACGGCCTCGTGCGCGGGCACACGGTGGTGCACCGCGAGCTGCTGGACATGACGGCGAACGTCCGGCGTGACGGCGTGATCCTTGAGCGGCAGCTGGAACTGCCGCGGGGACCGCTCGGGCAGGGCACCATCATTGTGCAGGTCCGGGCAGCAATGCTCGGCGAGGAATACATTGTCCTGCTGGCCGACGACCGCACCGAGATCACCCGCACCGAGGAGATCCGCAACGACTTCGTGGCCAACGTCTCCCACGAACTGAAGACCCCGGTGGGCGCCATCTCACTGCTGGCCGAAGCGCTGGAATCGTCGGCGGACGACGAGGATGCCGTCCGCCGCTTCGCCAAGCGCATGCACAAGGAGTCTGCCCGCTTGGCTGCGCTGGTGCAGGACATCATCGAGCTCTCCCGGCTGCAGGGCGCGAATGTGGCGCAGCAGGGGCACCCTGTGGACATCAACGACGTCATTGCAGAAGCCGTGGACCGGTCGCAGCTGCCGGCCGAGAGCAAGAACATCCAGATCGTCATTGGCGGCCGCGCCCAGGCCAAGGTGTACGGTGACCGCGACCTGCTGGTTACGGCGCTGCGCAACCTGATCGACAACGCGATCCGGTACTCGCCGGAAAATACCCGCGTAGGCATCGGCGTGCGGTCCAAGGAGGGGCTGGTTTCCGTCTCGGTCACGGACCAGGGCGAAGGCCTCTCGCCCGAGGACCAGGAACGGGTCTTCGAGCGTTTCTACCGGGTGGATTCCGCCCGGTCCCGCCACACCGGCGGAACCGGCCTCGGCCTGAGCATCGTCAAGCACGTTGTGTCCAACCACGGCGGCGAAGTCACGCTCTGGTCCCAGCCAGGCCAGGGCTCGACGTTCACCCTGCGGTTGCCGGAGATGGAAGGGCAGGAGGACGAGTCTGCCCCCCAGTCCGATGGTGCCGCCCAGACCGATCGCGCAGCTGTCCAGGAAGCCAAGGCACAGGCCCCCGCCTCATCGCAGGGCCAGCCTGACCGGCCGCAACAGGCCAAGGAAGTACACGACGCCGCCGGCGTCCACGAACGAGGAGCTAACGCTTGA
- the phoU gene encoding phosphate signaling complex protein PhoU, which produces MRKVFQEELAHVGEDLIEISKLVSEAIGKATTSFESADVDLAQDVIAADARIDFLQNSLDERAIDILALQGPVASDLRMIVGSLRMSASLERMGDLARHIAQLARLRFPANVIPESLSGTFKSFAEQDIEIANKLTQLLETRDLEVARDILKANSAVNDLHLSVFKAIARPDWQESPATTVDVALASRYFERFADHGVSVAQKVTYLVTGAWHPNSIEHG; this is translated from the coding sequence GTGCGCAAGGTTTTTCAGGAGGAGCTGGCCCATGTGGGCGAGGACCTCATCGAGATTTCAAAGCTGGTCAGCGAAGCGATCGGCAAGGCAACCACGTCATTCGAGAGTGCCGACGTCGATCTGGCCCAGGACGTCATCGCCGCGGACGCCAGGATCGACTTCCTGCAGAACAGCCTCGACGAGCGCGCCATCGACATCCTTGCCCTGCAGGGGCCGGTGGCCAGCGACCTGCGCATGATCGTCGGGTCGCTGCGGATGAGCGCATCCCTGGAGCGCATGGGCGATCTAGCCCGCCATATCGCCCAGCTCGCCCGGCTGCGCTTCCCCGCCAACGTGATTCCGGAGTCGCTGAGCGGGACCTTCAAGAGCTTCGCGGAGCAGGACATCGAGATCGCGAACAAGCTCACCCAGCTGCTGGAGACCCGCGACCTCGAGGTTGCCCGGGACATTCTCAAGGCCAACTCCGCGGTGAACGACCTCCACCTCAGCGTCTTCAAGGCGATCGCCCGCCCGGACTGGCAGGAATCCCCCGCCACCACGGTGGACGTGGCCCTCGCGAGCCGCTACTTCGAGCGGTTCGCTGACCACGGTGTTTCCGTGGCGCAGAAGGTCACCTACCTCGTGACCGGTGCATGGCACCCGAACAGCATCGAGCACGGCTGA
- a CDS encoding phosphoglyceromutase, translating to MTYKLILLRHGHSEWNAKNLFTGWVDVDLNDQGREEAARGGELLVENNILPDILYTSLLKRAINTANIALDKADRGWIPVKRDWRLNERHYGALQGKDKAQTLAEFGEDQFMLWRRSYDTPPPPLDDSSEFSQSRDPRYADLGDDLPRTECLKDVLIRLLPYWESDIKEDLKAGKTVLVTAHGNSLRALVKHLDGISDDDIASLNIPTGIPLVYDLDENFQPITRGGTYLDPEAAAEAILAVANQGKK from the coding sequence ATGACTTACAAGCTGATTCTGCTGCGCCACGGCCACAGCGAATGGAACGCCAAGAACCTGTTCACCGGCTGGGTGGACGTTGACCTGAACGACCAGGGCCGCGAGGAAGCAGCACGCGGTGGAGAGCTCCTGGTTGAGAACAACATTCTCCCGGACATCCTCTACACCTCGCTCCTGAAGCGTGCCATCAACACGGCCAACATCGCCCTGGACAAGGCTGACCGCGGCTGGATCCCGGTCAAGCGCGACTGGCGCCTGAACGAGCGCCACTACGGTGCGCTGCAGGGCAAGGACAAGGCCCAGACGCTGGCCGAATTCGGTGAGGACCAGTTCATGCTGTGGCGCCGTTCCTACGACACCCCGCCGCCGCCCCTGGACGACAGCAGCGAGTTCTCCCAGTCCCGCGATCCGCGCTACGCGGACCTCGGCGATGACCTGCCCCGCACCGAATGCCTCAAGGACGTCCTCATCCGCCTCCTCCCGTACTGGGAATCGGACATCAAGGAAGACCTGAAGGCCGGCAAGACGGTCCTTGTCACCGCCCACGGCAATTCCCTGCGCGCCCTGGTCAAACACCTGGACGGCATCAGCGACGACGACATTGCCAGCCTGAACATCCCCACCGGCATCCCGCTGGTTTACGACCTGGACGAAAACTTCCAGCCGATCACCCGCGGGGGAACCTACCTCGACCCCGAGGCAGCAGCCGAGGCCATCCTGGCCGTGGCCAACCAGGGCAAGAAGTAG
- a CDS encoding class I SAM-dependent methyltransferase has product MVQKAERVVTSRGKPVGNVTRGTTNPNRMRRLDRWLAGPQAWRLRRAADPLVVDLGYGASPATAVELFERLQAVRPDVRVCGIEIEPERVRAAKPLERPGLSFRNGGFELPVPGNPVFVRAFNVLRQYEEGDVRRIWELVQGRLAPDGLFIDGTCDEIGRRSAWIALDAERPVSLTVSVRFGSFRLPSEVAERLPKALIHRNVPGERIHTLLQSMDRAWLEAAPLAPFGNRQRWTAMCRALLDGGWPVHDGPSRWRLGELTVGWEAVAPDAGYQGP; this is encoded by the coding sequence GTGGTGCAGAAAGCAGAGCGGGTGGTGACCAGCCGGGGAAAGCCGGTGGGGAACGTGACCCGCGGAACCACCAACCCGAACCGCATGCGCCGGCTGGACCGGTGGCTGGCCGGGCCTCAGGCCTGGCGGCTCCGGCGGGCGGCTGACCCGCTGGTGGTGGACCTGGGTTACGGCGCTTCGCCCGCCACCGCCGTCGAACTCTTCGAACGCCTTCAGGCGGTACGGCCGGATGTGCGCGTCTGCGGGATCGAGATCGAACCCGAGCGCGTGCGTGCCGCGAAGCCCCTGGAACGGCCGGGCCTGAGTTTCCGCAACGGGGGATTCGAACTTCCGGTACCCGGGAATCCGGTGTTTGTGCGCGCCTTCAACGTGCTGCGGCAGTACGAGGAAGGGGATGTCCGGCGCATCTGGGAGCTGGTGCAGGGCCGGCTGGCTCCGGACGGCCTGTTCATCGACGGAACGTGCGACGAGATCGGCCGCCGCTCCGCCTGGATTGCCCTTGATGCGGAGCGCCCGGTCAGCCTCACCGTGTCGGTGCGGTTCGGCAGTTTCAGGCTGCCGTCCGAGGTTGCCGAGCGCCTGCCCAAAGCCCTCATCCACCGCAATGTTCCCGGCGAACGCATCCACACGCTGCTGCAGTCGATGGACCGGGCCTGGCTCGAGGCCGCGCCGCTGGCGCCTTTTGGAAACCGCCAGCGGTGGACGGCCATGTGCAGGGCACTGCTCGACGGCGGGTGGCCGGTGCACGATGGCCCCTCGCGTTGGCGCCTCGGGGAACTTACCGTCGGGTGGGAGGCAGTGGCACCGGACGCTGGTTACCAGGGGCCGTAG
- a CDS encoding DUF2516 family protein produces MDGRLLIFYVESTVYYILGLIALALEVWAFFDCVRHRANAFEAVGKRTKTFWLALTGGSLAVGALSVLGGGSGGFLGPLGLFGLAAVVAASVYLADVRPAVKDAGRGGSRNMGPYGPW; encoded by the coding sequence GTGGACGGACGACTACTGATTTTCTACGTTGAGAGCACGGTCTACTACATCCTGGGGCTGATAGCACTCGCCCTCGAGGTTTGGGCCTTCTTTGACTGCGTCCGCCACCGGGCCAACGCCTTCGAGGCCGTGGGCAAGCGCACCAAGACGTTCTGGCTGGCATTGACTGGCGGCAGCCTGGCTGTCGGGGCACTGTCCGTGCTGGGCGGGGGATCCGGTGGTTTCCTGGGCCCGCTGGGCCTGTTCGGCCTCGCCGCCGTCGTCGCAGCTTCCGTCTACCTGGCCGATGTGCGGCCCGCTGTGAAGGACGCCGGCCGCGGCGGCAGCAGGAACATGGGCCCCTACGGCCCCTGGTAA